In the genome of Haloarcula sp. CBA1129, one region contains:
- a CDS encoding beta-ketoacyl synthase N-terminal-like domain-containing protein produces the protein MPDPVIASVGASPLGRTDLPGRDLFSVALAEAFDELPDPAEIVEAVYVGNQSETYEHQIMQGTLLAEWAGLRHVPAERVEGCAAAGALALRHAVKDVRNGEHEAVLACGVEKMTSAGTSGATDALSAAFDRAIEQRSGITAPSQYALLGQRYLHETDATERDLAEIAVKNHANAARNPRAQFPKEIDVETVMESDPVAPPLKLFDCAPVGDGAATVLVTTAELAADLDQPQVRVAGSGASANNIAVAERDMTDIAGARNAAETAYEEAGIDAAAVDIAEVHDAFTVCEALLAEAAGFAPKGAGYQSYRPPAERADGWTDVQLSPSGGLKARGHPIGATGLLQALEAYEQLTGAAGDRAVEGAETALLLNEGGVADAVTVGHVLTTAEAQ, from the coding sequence ATGCCAGACCCAGTCATCGCGTCGGTCGGTGCCTCGCCGCTCGGTCGCACGGACCTCCCGGGCCGCGACCTGTTTTCGGTCGCTCTTGCGGAGGCGTTCGACGAACTGCCCGACCCTGCCGAGATCGTCGAGGCAGTGTACGTCGGCAACCAGTCGGAGACCTATGAACACCAGATCATGCAGGGGACGCTGCTGGCCGAGTGGGCCGGCCTCCGTCATGTGCCCGCCGAGCGGGTCGAAGGATGCGCGGCCGCGGGCGCGCTCGCGCTACGGCACGCAGTCAAGGATGTCCGCAACGGCGAACACGAGGCCGTACTCGCGTGCGGCGTCGAAAAAATGACATCCGCAGGCACGAGCGGCGCGACGGATGCACTGTCGGCGGCGTTTGACCGTGCCATCGAGCAACGCTCCGGCATCACCGCGCCGAGCCAGTACGCACTGCTCGGCCAGCGCTACCTCCACGAGACTGACGCCACGGAGCGCGACCTCGCCGAGATCGCGGTGAAGAACCACGCCAATGCCGCTCGCAACCCACGGGCACAGTTTCCAAAGGAGATCGACGTCGAGACGGTCATGGAATCTGACCCCGTCGCCCCACCGCTGAAGCTCTTCGACTGTGCGCCGGTCGGAGACGGCGCTGCGACCGTCCTCGTGACGACCGCCGAGCTGGCGGCTGACCTCGACCAGCCACAAGTTCGCGTCGCGGGCAGCGGGGCCTCCGCGAACAACATCGCAGTCGCCGAACGGGACATGACCGACATCGCAGGTGCTCGGAATGCCGCCGAGACGGCCTACGAGGAAGCGGGCATCGACGCCGCGGCCGTCGACATCGCGGAGGTCCACGACGCATTCACCGTCTGCGAGGCGCTGCTTGCGGAGGCCGCCGGCTTCGCCCCCAAGGGAGCGGGCTATCAGAGCTACCGGCCGCCAGCGGAGCGGGCTGACGGCTGGACGGACGTGCAGTTGAGCCCGAGCGGCGGTCTGAAGGCCCGCGGTCACCCCATCGGCGCGACCGGGCTCTTGCAGGCGCTCGAAGCCTACGAACAGCTCACGGGGGCCGCAGGCGACCGGGCGGTCGAAGGTGCCGAGACGGCCCTGTTGCTCAACGAAGGAGGCGTCGCGGACGCGGTTACCGTTGGCCACGTGCTCACGACGGCGGAGGCACAATGA
- a CDS encoding carbohydrate ABC transporter permease — MLGSLLTVLTAAAERSRAAGRTASERIQRFETEQVTLHVLAATVVFLIVLPVLIAALVSTKRAGIVTSISDLAPGGHALSNYRHALIGLEFWRFMLNSFVMSVTVVVGKLIVSLLAALVIVYYRFPYKNAVFLFILFTLLLPVPVRFVPLYRLTTELGMGNTVFAITVPYLASATTVFILRQHFLSIPASLVETAKVDGVGPLRFLWSVLIPMSRAVLVGVSVIMFVYTWNQYLWPLVIVNAEDLQVAQVGLSLLRGQASTGEVAWSMVMTGSILTLLPPLALLVLFRRQLLETFTIQQK, encoded by the coding sequence ATGCTCGGATCACTTCTCACTGTGTTGACCGCCGCCGCTGAGCGCTCCCGGGCTGCGGGACGAACGGCCAGTGAACGCATCCAGCGATTCGAGACGGAGCAAGTCACGCTGCACGTGCTCGCAGCTACCGTCGTGTTTCTGATCGTACTGCCAGTGTTGATCGCGGCGCTTGTCTCGACGAAGCGGGCCGGGATTGTTACCTCTATCAGCGATTTGGCACCCGGTGGCCACGCGCTGTCGAACTACCGGCATGCCCTCATTGGTCTCGAATTCTGGCGGTTCATGCTCAACTCATTCGTGATGTCTGTTACCGTTGTCGTCGGGAAGCTGATCGTGTCGCTGCTGGCCGCGCTGGTGATCGTCTACTACAGGTTCCCGTACAAGAACGCCGTGTTCCTCTTTATTCTCTTTACACTCCTGCTGCCGGTCCCAGTCAGGTTTGTGCCACTCTATCGCTTGACGACCGAACTTGGCATGGGAAATACCGTCTTCGCGATCACTGTCCCATACCTAGCCAGCGCGACAACCGTCTTCATACTGCGCCAGCACTTCCTATCGATTCCGGCCTCGCTCGTTGAGACGGCCAAGGTCGACGGTGTCGGTCCGTTGCGGTTTCTGTGGTCGGTACTGATTCCGATGTCTCGTGCCGTCCTTGTGGGCGTGTCGGTGATCATGTTCGTGTACACGTGGAATCAGTACCTCTGGCCGCTGGTGATCGTCAACGCAGAGGACCTGCAGGTCGCACAGGTCGGCCTGAGTCTGCTTCGAGGACAGGCAAGCACCGGTGAAGTGGCTTGGTCAATGGTGATGACCGGGTCGATACTGACCCTGCTGCCCCCGCTGGCGCTGCTCGTGCTGTTCCGTCGACAGCTGCTGGAGACGTTTACGATCCAACAAAAATGA
- a CDS encoding ABC transporter substrate-binding protein — protein sequence MGGTNGETLQGLVDQFQSETGINANLVFQDSYEGVLTNTLSALDSGEVPDVFQIDSLFAQQVLDTDAVEPVENLLSDDYPVDDFLSNVTSFFTIDGTLTSMPFNNSNAILYYNRSAFEEAGLDPDSPPTTLAEVRNYSQTLVDEGVTEAGLTWPNHVWFVEHFYAVDGQTLLDAENGHAGQPTTMRTDTDTARSLYEWWHEMADNGLFSNPGIEAWGEATSTFLTGQAAMLLTSTASVTGIRSGAAENGFEVDNAFYPTIDGDRTGPVIGGASWFVPSGLPQGRQDDIGSFLEFMGRPEAQITWHKGTGYYPIRQTAVEQLESDGWFAENPMYRTAFDQLTQADNTQATKRMLIGPARQVQTTIQDMSVELFSGEVSVDEGLSELKSAVEEELNRYYS from the coding sequence ATGGGTGGTACCAACGGTGAGACGCTGCAGGGGCTGGTCGACCAGTTCCAGTCCGAGACAGGTATCAACGCGAACCTCGTCTTTCAGGACTCCTACGAGGGGGTACTGACGAACACACTGAGCGCACTCGACTCCGGCGAGGTCCCCGACGTCTTCCAGATCGACAGTCTGTTCGCCCAACAGGTCCTCGATACGGACGCCGTCGAGCCCGTTGAGAACCTGCTCTCCGACGACTATCCAGTTGATGACTTCCTGTCGAACGTGACCTCGTTTTTCACTATCGATGGGACGCTCACGTCGATGCCGTTCAATAACTCCAACGCCATCCTCTATTACAACCGGTCGGCGTTCGAGGAAGCCGGACTTGACCCGGACAGCCCGCCGACCACACTGGCGGAAGTACGCAACTACTCGCAGACGCTTGTCGACGAAGGCGTCACCGAAGCCGGTCTCACGTGGCCGAACCATGTCTGGTTCGTCGAGCACTTCTACGCCGTCGACGGACAGACGCTTCTTGACGCCGAGAACGGCCATGCCGGCCAGCCGACGACGATGCGAACGGACACCGACACGGCTCGGTCACTGTATGAGTGGTGGCATGAGATGGCTGACAATGGCCTGTTCAGCAACCCCGGAATCGAGGCTTGGGGGGAAGCAACGTCTACGTTCCTTACGGGGCAGGCCGCCATGTTGCTGACCTCGACGGCATCGGTCACTGGGATCCGGTCCGGCGCGGCGGAGAACGGATTCGAGGTCGACAACGCCTTCTATCCGACTATCGACGGCGACCGAACCGGGCCGGTTATCGGTGGCGCATCGTGGTTCGTTCCCTCCGGACTGCCACAGGGTCGCCAAGACGACATCGGCAGCTTTCTCGAATTCATGGGCCGGCCGGAGGCACAGATCACTTGGCACAAGGGGACTGGCTACTACCCGATCCGACAGACCGCTGTCGAGCAACTCGAAAGCGACGGCTGGTTTGCGGAGAACCCGATGTACCGCACCGCGTTCGACCAGCTGACACAGGCCGACAACACGCAGGCGACGAAACGGATGCTCATCGGCCCGGCTCGGCAGGTCCAGACAACGATTCAGGACATGTCAGTCGAGCTGTTCAGTGGTGAGGTCAGCGTCGACGAGGGGCTCTCCGAGCTGAAATCGGCTGTCGAAGAAGAACTAAACCGATACTACAGCTAA
- a CDS encoding NADH:flavin oxidoreductase, whose product MTVFDATTLNELSFDNRIGLAPMTRVSATDDGRATAEMAQYYQRFAKGGFSFLITEGTYPDKAYSQGYLNQPGLVTDAQAAAWQQVTEAVHDADVPIFAQLMHAGAQSQGNPHVDGEQTIAPSAVQPDGEKAEAYGGSGEFPTPKAATVDDLDDIRDAFVNSAENAIEAGFDGVEIHGANGYLLHEFLSAEFNQRDDEYGGEPANRVRYPREVVAAVDGATPADFVVGIRVSQSTALDEDHQWPEGEDAAAVFFEELSSAGADYIHVTEPDATTPAFGDDGPTLAEAAAEYAADETVIIDNGGLGTPDAAREKVDSGADLVTLATSALANPDWPEKVSEGEELTAFDPATFLAPSAELSEHELQTSGASADD is encoded by the coding sequence GTGACAGTATTCGACGCAACGACACTCAATGAGTTGTCGTTTGACAACCGGATTGGTCTCGCGCCGATGACACGAGTGAGCGCCACCGACGACGGCCGTGCTACGGCGGAGATGGCACAGTACTATCAGCGGTTCGCGAAAGGTGGATTCTCGTTCCTGATCACGGAGGGGACGTATCCCGACAAAGCATACAGTCAAGGGTACCTGAACCAGCCCGGTCTAGTGACCGACGCGCAGGCAGCCGCATGGCAACAGGTCACCGAGGCAGTCCACGACGCTGATGTCCCGATTTTCGCCCAGTTGATGCATGCCGGTGCGCAGAGTCAGGGGAACCCGCATGTCGATGGGGAACAGACAATCGCCCCATCAGCGGTGCAACCGGACGGAGAAAAGGCCGAAGCCTACGGTGGGAGCGGTGAATTCCCGACGCCCAAAGCAGCCACAGTCGACGACCTCGACGATATCCGTGACGCATTCGTCAACTCGGCTGAAAACGCCATCGAAGCGGGATTCGACGGGGTCGAGATACACGGTGCAAACGGATATCTGCTTCATGAATTCCTCTCGGCTGAATTCAACCAGCGTGATGACGAGTACGGCGGCGAACCCGCAAATCGAGTTCGCTATCCACGTGAGGTTGTCGCAGCAGTCGACGGGGCCACGCCCGCCGATTTCGTCGTTGGTATCCGTGTCTCACAGTCGACCGCCCTTGATGAGGACCACCAGTGGCCCGAGGGTGAAGACGCCGCAGCGGTGTTCTTCGAGGAACTGTCGTCGGCCGGTGCCGACTACATCCACGTTACTGAACCCGATGCGACCACGCCGGCGTTTGGCGACGACGGACCGACGCTGGCCGAGGCCGCGGCCGAGTACGCCGCGGATGAGACGGTCATCATCGACAACGGTGGGCTTGGAACGCCTGACGCGGCCCGCGAGAAGGTCGATAGCGGGGCCGATCTAGTAACGCTGGCGACGAGTGCACTCGCCAATCCCGACTGGCCTGAGAAAGTCTCGGAGGGTGAAGAACTGACCGCGTTCGATCCTGCCACGTTCCTCGCTCCGTCCGCAGAGCTTTCCGAGCATGAACTGCAGACAAGCGGTGCCTCGGCCGACGACTGA
- a CDS encoding ubiD operon protein, producing the protein MSSHYITSADHLPEEAQTETTLQITDAQTKRIFEARVRISRDPDALTDPEPLTIVAGPHESVSETRYVELLDETAATGIDQELVAHLAAEQETASNILNTRSDDLKVLLQYLVETGEYESTSDALREIAFDHLATERPALLDTYAEVRHDLDDDPLRRVLEKRE; encoded by the coding sequence ATGTCGAGCCACTACATCACGTCAGCAGACCATCTCCCCGAGGAAGCACAGACAGAAACCACACTGCAGATCACAGATGCCCAGACGAAACGCATTTTCGAGGCACGCGTTCGGATTTCCCGGGACCCTGATGCACTCACTGACCCGGAACCGCTAACAATCGTCGCCGGGCCACACGAGAGCGTCAGCGAGACCAGATACGTCGAATTGCTCGATGAGACTGCTGCGACCGGTATCGATCAAGAGCTCGTGGCACATCTGGCGGCCGAACAGGAGACGGCGTCGAATATCCTCAATACTCGGTCCGACGATCTGAAGGTTCTCTTGCAGTATCTCGTCGAGACTGGCGAGTACGAGTCAACGTCCGATGCGCTTCGCGAGATCGCGTTCGACCACCTCGCCACAGAACGCCCGGCTCTACTTGACACCTACGCGGAGGTCCGCCACGACCTCGATGACGACCCACTCAGGCGCGTACTCGAAAAACGAGAGTGA
- a CDS encoding orc1/cdc6 family replication initiation protein: MSDITFSPTSTIFEQREALLEEWTPEELVGRDEELQKYHAALQPVINDETPSNIFLYGKSGVGKTAATRYLLSALERDAADVDGLDLSTVEVNCDGLNSSYQAAVAIVNTLRDPANQISNTGYPQASVYQFLFDALDDLGGTVLIVLDEVDHIEDDSLLYKLPRARSNGDISEAKLGVIGISNDLDFRNQLSSKVRSSLCEKEVSFSAYNANELQLVLKQREAVAFQDDVLDDGVIEMCAAYGAKDSGDARQALDLLLEAGDLAREYDDELVTEHHVREARQRLQTDQVVEGIRNYSDHGQLVLYALTGLAEDNDTPARTRDILGAYQELARDEGLDPVSERSVRDYLGELTQLGIVSSTEYNRGKGGGKYKEFELEQSISSIKTGLSELLKKSP, from the coding sequence ATGAGCGACATTACGTTTTCGCCGACCTCCACAATATTCGAACAACGCGAGGCACTACTCGAAGAGTGGACCCCTGAGGAGCTTGTCGGGCGTGACGAGGAGCTCCAGAAGTATCACGCTGCTCTTCAGCCAGTCATCAACGACGAAACCCCGTCAAACATCTTTCTGTACGGGAAAAGCGGCGTCGGAAAGACTGCTGCCACCCGGTACCTGCTCTCCGCTTTGGAACGTGATGCAGCAGATGTTGACGGGCTGGACCTCAGTACGGTCGAAGTCAACTGTGATGGTCTCAATTCGAGCTATCAGGCCGCGGTCGCAATCGTCAACACACTTCGTGACCCGGCGAATCAAATCTCCAACACCGGATATCCACAGGCTTCAGTGTACCAATTCCTTTTCGACGCACTCGATGATCTGGGCGGAACGGTACTTATTGTTCTTGACGAGGTCGATCACATCGAAGACGATTCGCTGCTGTACAAACTTCCCCGCGCCAGATCGAACGGTGATATCTCCGAGGCGAAGCTGGGTGTCATCGGTATCTCGAACGACCTCGATTTCCGCAACCAACTGTCCTCGAAAGTCCGGTCGAGCCTCTGTGAAAAGGAAGTGTCGTTTTCGGCCTACAACGCCAATGAGCTACAGCTCGTGCTGAAACAGCGTGAGGCCGTCGCGTTTCAGGACGATGTTCTCGATGACGGTGTCATAGAAATGTGTGCTGCGTACGGTGCGAAAGACTCCGGGGACGCCCGTCAGGCTCTGGATCTCCTGCTTGAAGCTGGTGACCTTGCGCGAGAGTATGACGATGAACTCGTCACTGAACACCACGTACGCGAAGCCCGGCAACGACTTCAAACTGATCAGGTCGTCGAGGGCATTCGTAACTACTCTGATCACGGGCAACTCGTTCTCTATGCACTCACTGGGCTCGCCGAAGACAATGACACCCCAGCTCGGACACGGGATATTCTGGGCGCGTATCAGGAACTAGCGCGTGATGAGGGTCTGGACCCGGTTTCAGAGCGGTCGGTCCGTGACTATCTCGGTGAACTCACACAGCTTGGAATCGTGTCCTCAACGGAGTACAACCGGGGGAAAGGCGGTGGGAAGTACAAGGAATTCGAGCTAGAGCAATCCATCAGCTCAATCAAAACGGGCCTGTCAGAACTCCTGAAAAAAAGTCCGTGA
- a CDS encoding UbiD family decarboxylase produces MSVNSLRAYLDLLDTTGWLRSFDQPVSWDLEASAATMLANIRDGPIPVFESIAGTEMAAKLVGDPYRGPQTRPWDHFAQALGLPSGLSGRTYYDRVIERLNAPQAPRTVASHKAPCKETVRTGSEVDLLSFPWPYIHEGDGGRYSNHHTIVAPDPDTEWGTWSSHRMMIHDSSQASLLLLAGEQVPNRYYYDYEPRGEPMPVAVVIGAEPTAECTADMWIPTGRSEAAFAGGLKNAPVDLVQCETSDLYVPATAELVLEGHVRPDDRLDEGPFGDYFGYMNGPRRSMPVFEVDAITHRHEPRIPFCVEGSGVGYGQNSTSTLRLVAAGPDATVGLRAAGFDVSMAVPWRFTSRTVWVIATDRPYPGYLHELANFIFTTWGMLHIDFFVFVDAAVDPLDPRAVLTAIALEADPDDDFHQFGVERMPKVPLNIYQTPDEKGSADVGTSKAKTAKAYIDATTDGDAPDMTATTETRKKAQERLVDAGLDAARFDRLDEREGQSQ; encoded by the coding sequence ATGTCCGTTAATTCGCTCCGTGCGTACCTCGATTTGCTCGACACGACCGGCTGGCTCCGGTCGTTTGACCAGCCGGTGTCGTGGGATCTTGAAGCAAGTGCAGCGACGATGCTCGCCAATATCCGCGACGGCCCGATTCCGGTGTTCGAGTCTATTGCAGGGACAGAGATGGCGGCAAAACTGGTTGGCGACCCGTATCGCGGCCCCCAGACTCGCCCTTGGGATCACTTCGCGCAAGCGCTGGGACTCCCGAGTGGCCTATCAGGTCGTACGTACTACGACCGAGTGATCGAGCGCCTCAACGCGCCGCAAGCGCCCCGAACTGTTGCGAGTCACAAGGCCCCCTGTAAAGAGACAGTGCGGACGGGAAGCGAGGTCGACCTCTTGTCGTTCCCGTGGCCATATATTCACGAAGGCGACGGGGGGCGGTACTCGAACCATCACACCATCGTCGCTCCGGACCCCGACACGGAGTGGGGAACTTGGTCGAGTCATCGAATGATGATCCACGACAGCTCTCAGGCCAGTCTGTTGTTACTAGCCGGTGAGCAGGTTCCGAACCGCTACTACTACGACTACGAGCCCCGGGGCGAACCGATGCCAGTCGCGGTCGTCATCGGTGCGGAACCCACCGCCGAGTGCACTGCAGACATGTGGATTCCGACAGGTCGGAGCGAAGCGGCCTTCGCGGGCGGCCTGAAAAACGCGCCTGTGGACCTTGTCCAGTGTGAAACCAGTGATCTGTACGTCCCGGCGACGGCCGAGCTAGTTCTCGAAGGGCACGTTCGACCCGACGACCGCCTCGATGAGGGACCGTTCGGCGACTACTTCGGCTACATGAACGGCCCGCGACGTTCGATGCCGGTGTTCGAAGTCGATGCGATTACCCACCGCCACGAACCGCGGATACCGTTTTGCGTCGAGGGGAGCGGTGTCGGATACGGGCAAAACTCGACCAGTACGCTCCGGCTCGTCGCAGCCGGTCCCGACGCGACTGTCGGCCTCCGGGCCGCCGGATTCGACGTTTCGATGGCGGTCCCGTGGCGATTCACCTCCCGCACCGTCTGGGTCATCGCGACGGATCGACCGTATCCGGGCTATCTCCACGAACTGGCGAACTTTATCTTCACGACGTGGGGGATGCTCCACATCGACTTTTTCGTGTTTGTCGACGCTGCTGTCGACCCGCTCGACCCGCGGGCAGTCCTGACAGCGATCGCGCTTGAGGCCGACCCGGACGACGACTTCCATCAATTCGGCGTCGAGCGGATGCCGAAAGTTCCGCTCAACATCTACCAGACGCCGGACGAGAAGGGCAGCGCGGATGTGGGTACTTCGAAGGCAAAGACGGCCAAAGCCTACATTGACGCAACGACTGACGGCGACGCACCCGACATGACGGCGACCACAGAAACCCGGAAGAAAGCGCAGGAGCGGCTAGTCGATGCGGGACTAGACGCTGCACGGTTCGACCGGCTTGACGAGCGGGAGGGGCAATCACAGTGA
- a CDS encoding Zn-ribbon domain-containing OB-fold protein, which yields MTDSPLDTTDPRTLPGFFDALADGELLGGVCTDCGQVLLPPRPACYACGSRAVDVEPQSTEGQIFSYTAVHTPPPAFAADAPYTVAVVELSDGGRLLGRVAADYADVAIGDEVELTVREPTATEREIALDYESDWPVHVFEPR from the coding sequence ATGACTGACAGTCCCCTCGATACGACCGACCCGCGGACACTGCCGGGCTTCTTCGATGCCCTCGCTGATGGCGAACTTCTGGGTGGGGTCTGTACGGACTGTGGACAGGTCCTGTTGCCGCCGCGGCCGGCCTGCTACGCCTGTGGCAGTCGGGCTGTCGATGTTGAACCACAGTCCACCGAAGGCCAGATCTTCTCGTACACGGCAGTCCACACGCCACCGCCGGCGTTCGCGGCGGACGCGCCCTACACGGTCGCCGTCGTGGAACTCTCGGACGGTGGCCGCCTGCTTGGCCGCGTGGCCGCCGACTATGCCGATGTCGCTATCGGTGACGAGGTCGAGCTCACGGTACGGGAGCCGACGGCTACAGAGCGTGAAATTGCGCTCGACTACGAGAGCGACTGGCCGGTCCACGTCTTCGAACCCCGGTGA
- a CDS encoding carbohydrate ABC transporter permease — MSTREVFTDRLQAGVLLLPTMLVSLLFLYYPTVRAVGLSFYRASLARGDVFVGLENYRRLAGSSEYLRSVLISVLFATCVVVGVMAVALCVSFLIHEVEVGKGLYLVAVIWPYALPPAVAGLVFLFIAHPNIGIFTGYIEALGVDVNWFSNGPQAFVVVLIAAVWKQVGYNVIFMTAALGNVPESLTETAELDGVSRTQRLLRVYVPIISPTLVFLVIMNTIYGFFGTFAMVDLMTKGGPAGATNILIYDLYRTAFQFYEFGFASAKSVVLFVAVGLLMYGQFRLSDRYAYYGG; from the coding sequence ATGTCCACGCGCGAAGTCTTCACAGACCGCCTGCAGGCCGGTGTGTTGCTGTTACCGACGATGCTCGTGTCGCTGTTGTTTCTCTATTATCCGACGGTCCGTGCGGTAGGGCTCAGCTTCTATCGGGCCTCGCTCGCTCGGGGTGACGTGTTTGTCGGGCTAGAGAACTACAGACGGTTAGCCGGCTCTTCGGAATATCTCCGCAGCGTCCTGATATCGGTCCTGTTCGCTACGTGTGTCGTTGTCGGTGTGATGGCCGTTGCCCTGTGTGTCTCCTTTCTCATCCACGAGGTCGAAGTCGGGAAAGGGCTGTATCTGGTGGCGGTTATCTGGCCGTACGCGCTCCCGCCGGCAGTCGCCGGGCTGGTGTTCCTGTTCATCGCACACCCGAACATCGGCATCTTCACGGGCTACATTGAGGCCCTTGGTGTCGATGTCAACTGGTTCAGCAACGGTCCACAGGCGTTCGTCGTCGTGTTGATCGCGGCGGTGTGGAAGCAGGTCGGGTACAATGTTATCTTCATGACAGCCGCTCTGGGAAACGTCCCCGAATCGTTGACTGAGACCGCCGAACTGGACGGCGTCTCCCGAACGCAACGACTGCTCCGCGTGTACGTCCCGATTATCTCGCCGACGCTCGTGTTTCTGGTCATCATGAACACGATCTACGGCTTTTTCGGTACGTTTGCGATGGTCGATCTCATGACAAAGGGTGGGCCCGCCGGTGCGACGAACATCCTCATCTATGACCTCTATCGGACGGCCTTCCAGTTTTACGAGTTCGGATTCGCCTCGGCGAAGTCCGTTGTGTTGTTCGTCGCTGTCGGGCTGTTGATGTACGGCCAGTTCCGGCTGAGCGACAGGTACGCCTACTACGGAGGATAA
- a CDS encoding ABC transporter ATP-binding protein → MTDVTLQDVRKEFDGVVAVKNIDLQIPDGAFVTVVGPSGCGKSTTLRLIAGLEQATDGGIQMGNQDVTGVEPKDRDVAMVFQNYALYPHMTARRNITFGMKSAGDFSDEEIDRQVKEATEVLDIDDLLDRKPGELSGGERQRVALGRALVRDPEVFLMDEPLSNLDAKLRIKMRAELAKLHSEFGTTTIYVTHDQTEAMTLGDRVVVMNDGRIQQVDSPQRLYDYPKTRFVAEFIGDPAMNMLSVDITCDGTEYEAIGPTFRIPLPEGDGLESAAGAEALLGIRPESLSLADSADRNSFAAEVTVTEPLGDSLLLECRTGDQEFKLHAEPRTAVEPGDRVPLTVDAQRLHLFDPQTGKAIYHAAAQSPEQTGTIDTTI, encoded by the coding sequence ATGACTGACGTAACCTTACAGGACGTACGAAAGGAATTCGATGGTGTCGTCGCCGTGAAAAATATCGACCTCCAGATCCCGGACGGGGCGTTCGTGACTGTGGTCGGCCCGAGTGGCTGTGGCAAAAGCACCACGCTTCGGCTGATCGCCGGGTTAGAGCAAGCCACTGACGGCGGGATACAGATGGGCAATCAGGACGTCACCGGCGTCGAACCGAAAGATCGGGACGTTGCGATGGTGTTCCAGAACTACGCGCTGTACCCCCATATGACCGCGCGCCGGAACATCACGTTCGGTATGAAGTCAGCCGGTGATTTCAGTGATGAGGAAATCGACCGCCAAGTGAAAGAAGCCACGGAGGTGCTCGACATCGACGATCTGCTTGACCGAAAGCCCGGTGAGCTATCCGGCGGCGAACGCCAGCGGGTCGCACTCGGCCGCGCACTGGTACGGGACCCCGAAGTGTTCCTTATGGACGAACCGCTGTCGAACCTCGATGCTAAACTCCGGATCAAGATGCGGGCTGAGCTGGCGAAACTCCACAGCGAGTTCGGCACCACCACGATCTACGTCACCCACGACCAGACAGAAGCGATGACCCTCGGCGACCGGGTGGTGGTGATGAACGACGGCCGCATCCAGCAGGTCGACAGCCCACAACGACTGTACGACTATCCCAAGACTCGGTTTGTCGCGGAGTTCATCGGCGACCCCGCGATGAATATGCTCTCCGTGGATATCACTTGTGACGGGACTGAATACGAGGCTATCGGGCCGACGTTTCGCATCCCCTTACCCGAGGGCGACGGATTGGAATCAGCCGCCGGAGCAGAGGCGCTGCTGGGCATCCGCCCAGAGAGCCTTTCGCTAGCCGATTCGGCCGACAGAAACTCGTTCGCCGCTGAGGTAACCGTCACCGAACCGCTCGGTGATAGCCTCTTGTTGGAGTGTCGGACTGGCGATCAGGAGTTCAAACTGCATGCCGAACCCCGAACGGCCGTAGAGCCGGGCGACCGAGTTCCGTTGACGGTCGATGCCCAGCGACTCCATCTGTTCGACCCACAGACAGGCAAAGCCATCTATCACGCGGCGGCGCAGTCACCCGAACAAACTGGCACAATCGATACCACTATCTAG